The following coding sequences are from one Pirellulales bacterium window:
- the uraH gene encoding hydroxyisourate hydrolase, with protein sequence MGKLSTHILDTSLGQPARGVRVDLYYLVDDRAELLKTITSNNDGRSDEPLLSGGEFTVGKYRLLFHVGAYFSGKCAKSAPDFLDVVPVEFVVGDAAATYHVPLLVSPWSYTTYRGS encoded by the coding sequence ATGGGTAAGCTGTCGACTCACATTCTCGACACGTCGCTTGGCCAACCGGCGCGCGGCGTGCGCGTCGACCTATATTACCTTGTGGATGATCGTGCCGAGCTTCTAAAAACGATTACGTCCAACAATGACGGTCGATCCGACGAACCACTGCTATCCGGCGGTGAATTTACTGTGGGCAAGTATCGGCTGCTGTTCCACGTGGGTGCGTATTTTTCTGGCAAGTGCGCGAAGAGCGCGCCCGACTTCCTCGACGTCGTGCCAGTAGAGTTTGTCGTCGGTGACGCAGCTGCCACATACCACGTGCCGCTCTTGGTTTCGCCTTGGAGCTACACGACGTACCGCGGAAGTTGA
- the pucL gene encoding urate oxidase produces MHVRLAAQKYGKCSVLLCKVTRHASRHDITELTIDIELEGDFSESYLQGDNRRVIATDTMKNTVYALAAEQPLDDAESFTQSLAAHFLDRNAHVTAVAVRARASTWRRIDSAGAHPHAFIDGGPASRTACTRATRVETIVQGGIVGLQLLKTSDSAFRDFLRDEFTTLPDVDDRIFATVINAHWTFSSRAVDWDVAYTSIVDSMIAVFADHKSLAVQQTLFAMGDAALKSCSAIKSVHLEMQNQHRIPFNLASIGKQNRNEIFITTREPYGLITATLERDK; encoded by the coding sequence ATGCATGTCCGATTGGCAGCGCAAAAGTACGGAAAATGCAGCGTTTTGCTTTGCAAGGTCACGCGACACGCCAGTCGTCATGACATCACAGAGCTGACGATCGACATTGAGTTAGAAGGCGATTTTTCCGAATCGTACTTGCAGGGAGACAATCGTCGCGTTATCGCCACCGATACGATGAAAAATACGGTTTACGCGCTGGCCGCAGAGCAGCCGCTTGATGATGCCGAGAGCTTTACCCAGTCCCTGGCGGCCCATTTTCTTGATCGCAATGCTCATGTGACGGCGGTGGCGGTGCGAGCTAGGGCCTCTACTTGGCGTCGCATTGACTCCGCGGGTGCGCATCCGCACGCGTTCATCGACGGCGGCCCCGCCAGTCGAACTGCGTGCACTCGCGCAACGCGTGTGGAGACGATCGTACAAGGCGGCATTGTGGGCCTACAGCTTTTAAAGACCTCTGACTCGGCATTTCGCGATTTCTTGCGGGATGAGTTCACCACGCTTCCAGATGTTGACGATCGCATCTTTGCCACCGTGATTAACGCACATTGGACCTTTTCTTCTCGCGCCGTGGACTGGGACGTGGCGTATACCAGTATCGTGGACTCGATGATTGCTGTTTTCGCGGATCACAAGAGTCTGGCTGTTCAACAAACGCTGTTTGCCATGGGAGACGCAGCCCTCAAGTCGTGCAGCGCCATTAAGTCCGTTCATCTGGAGATGCAAAACCAACACCGGATACCTTTTAACCTCGCGTCAATCGGTAAGCAGAATCGGAACGAGATTTTCATCACTACCCGCGAGCCTTATGGGCTGATCACCGCCACACTCGAACGCGACAAATAA
- a CDS encoding amidohydrolase family protein: MTISHVVRGRVLNPREDGSVEYLPDAALVGDNRGHIIAIGSWQDISARFGAGTAEFRLAEGLVMPPLLDAHIHIPQHPIRGRFLEGIEGNPDGGPLLAGLNRNVFPAESRCADVAIARRAIEDFRKDTLSHGVVGGAAYMTVHATATRSALEMLGEEWGVGLVLMQRFCPPSLRTNEESLDEDIAGLAGDFATRVIVTDRFAGAVDTPLRCRGVALSTRHGLRMQTHLNEQIAEKAWTEGLYPDARGYTDIYRRDGLLDRAPILAHCIRMRPDEFEMLTAATVAGAAVAHCPVSNTLLGSGVMPLSEMIARGIPYALCTDVGASPTTSLFCEMLQFLRVHRGRSPAASPQEALFRTTLAPARILGLSDQMGSFAPGKEFSFIEVATGTVSASVDANDVILTDVLGSSYADLRRYEPGEVLGTLIDELAVNGLGVGPSLAALTVDVEQTAQRLDTRVVRVTRKGTVVWVREMPRLS, translated from the coding sequence GTGACCATCTCGCATGTCGTCCGCGGGCGAGTGCTGAATCCACGAGAAGATGGGTCGGTCGAATACCTTCCCGACGCTGCATTAGTCGGGGATAACCGAGGCCACATCATAGCGATTGGCTCGTGGCAAGACATATCGGCTCGATTTGGTGCAGGCACGGCTGAGTTTCGTTTGGCAGAGGGCTTGGTCATGCCGCCGTTGCTCGATGCACACATCCATATTCCCCAACACCCGATACGCGGCCGATTTTTGGAGGGAATCGAAGGCAATCCGGATGGCGGCCCCCTATTGGCAGGGCTAAACAGAAACGTCTTTCCTGCCGAGTCACGATGCGCCGATGTGGCCATTGCGCGGCGTGCCATCGAAGATTTTCGGAAGGATACACTATCTCATGGCGTTGTGGGGGGCGCCGCTTACATGACCGTTCATGCCACGGCAACCCGGTCCGCGTTGGAAATGCTTGGTGAGGAATGGGGGGTTGGCCTCGTCCTCATGCAGCGGTTTTGCCCACCGTCGCTGCGCACGAACGAGGAGTCCCTTGATGAGGATATCGCCGGACTGGCAGGCGACTTCGCTACGCGTGTGATCGTTACCGATCGGTTTGCCGGCGCTGTCGACACTCCGTTGCGGTGCCGCGGTGTGGCGCTGTCCACGCGTCACGGTTTGCGCATGCAGACGCATCTCAATGAACAGATTGCCGAAAAAGCGTGGACCGAGGGACTTTATCCTGATGCTCGCGGCTATACCGACATTTACAGGCGCGACGGATTGCTCGATCGAGCGCCGATTCTGGCCCATTGCATCCGCATGCGGCCCGATGAATTCGAGATGCTCACCGCGGCCACCGTGGCAGGCGCCGCCGTTGCTCATTGCCCGGTATCTAATACGTTGTTGGGTTCCGGAGTGATGCCCCTCAGCGAAATGATCGCTCGCGGCATTCCCTACGCGCTCTGTACAGACGTGGGGGCTTCGCCAACGACGTCCCTGTTTTGCGAGATGCTTCAGTTCCTGCGCGTCCATCGGGGTAGATCGCCCGCCGCCAGTCCTCAAGAAGCGCTGTTCCGCACCACCTTGGCTCCGGCACGGATTCTCGGCTTGTCCGACCAAATGGGCTCATTCGCCCCCGGTAAGGAGTTTTCGTTCATCGAGGTGGCGACCGGGACGGTATCCGCATCCGTCGACGCGAATGATGTGATTTTGACGGATGTTTTAGGCTCGAGCTATGCGGATTTACGCCGCTATGAGCCGGGCGAAGTGCTAGGAACGCTGATTGATGAGCTTGCGGTGAATGGGTTAGGCGTCGGGCCGTCCTTGGCCGCACTGACCGTGGACGTCGAGCAAACGGCCCAACGGTTGGACACGCGAGTTGTTCGAGTGACCCGCAAGGGAACCGTCGTCTGGGTGCGTGAGATGCCCCGGTTGTCTTAG
- the allB gene encoding allantoinase AllB, whose translation MALDYVIRAGQLVLPHGIVAADIGIADGAIVAIEPDIGGAAREIIDATGLHVFPGVVDAHVHFNEPGRDSWEGAATGSAALASGGGVCFCDMPLNASPPTLDGASFDLKRASLEKASFVDFALWGGLCRENLCHLDALADRGVIGFKAFMCNSGIEDFPSIDDESLGRGMESAARLRLPVAVHAEDEVLTSNLTLAAINENRTSIRDFLASRPIRAEVLAIERAISLAAETGCSLHIVHVSSGDGARAVFEGRARGVDVTCETCPHYLTLTAADVERIGAAAKCCPPVRDANEQDSLWAALKNGGINFVASDHSPAPWSLKESTNFFRVWGGIAGCQTTLGLLIEEGHGRRGIALSRLADFTSRAPAARFGLAQKGRFEIGADADLALVDLATRWPLCTEELRYRHQISPYTGLCQTGKVKMTLVRGRTVFANGQVTTTAAGRFVRPIRQAAVKETAT comes from the coding sequence ATGGCACTGGATTACGTAATCCGCGCTGGCCAATTAGTCCTACCGCACGGCATTGTTGCGGCCGACATCGGTATCGCCGACGGAGCGATCGTGGCCATCGAGCCAGATATCGGCGGGGCGGCCCGAGAGATTATCGACGCCACCGGACTACATGTATTTCCGGGTGTCGTGGATGCGCACGTGCACTTCAATGAGCCGGGGCGAGACTCTTGGGAAGGGGCGGCCACCGGATCGGCAGCACTGGCGTCTGGCGGCGGCGTGTGCTTCTGCGATATGCCGCTCAACGCCTCGCCGCCGACACTCGACGGTGCATCCTTCGATTTAAAACGCGCTTCGCTCGAAAAGGCTTCCTTCGTCGACTTTGCGTTGTGGGGCGGTCTTTGTCGAGAGAATCTATGTCACTTAGATGCGTTGGCCGACCGGGGCGTGATCGGTTTCAAAGCGTTTATGTGCAACAGCGGTATCGAGGACTTTCCCAGCATCGATGACGAATCCTTGGGCCGCGGCATGGAGTCCGCCGCTCGCCTGCGATTGCCTGTGGCGGTGCACGCCGAAGACGAAGTGCTGACCAGCAATCTTACCCTGGCGGCGATTAACGAGAACCGAACGTCGATTCGAGATTTCTTGGCATCACGACCCATTCGCGCCGAAGTATTGGCCATCGAACGGGCAATTTCGCTTGCCGCGGAGACCGGCTGCTCATTGCACATTGTGCACGTCAGTTCAGGTGATGGAGCGCGGGCCGTTTTCGAGGGCCGCGCCCGTGGCGTGGATGTGACGTGTGAAACCTGTCCGCATTATCTTACGCTCACCGCAGCCGACGTCGAGCGGATCGGAGCAGCCGCTAAATGTTGTCCACCAGTGCGCGATGCCAATGAACAGGACAGTCTTTGGGCGGCTTTGAAAAACGGTGGAATCAACTTCGTTGCTTCTGACCATTCGCCGGCTCCCTGGTCTTTGAAAGAGTCGACGAATTTCTTCCGCGTGTGGGGAGGAATCGCCGGTTGCCAGACCACACTCGGCCTGCTGATCGAGGAGGGGCATGGCCGGCGAGGCATCGCGCTGTCACGACTGGCCGACTTTACGTCCCGTGCGCCCGCGGCGCGCTTCGGACTCGCGCAGAAAGGCCGTTTCGAGATCGGCGCGGATGCGGATTTGGCGCTGGTAGACCTGGCCACGCGTTGGCCGCTCTGCACTGAAGAATTGCGCTATCGGCATCAAATCAGCCCGTACACTGGCCTATGTCAGACTGGCAAGGTGAAGATGACGTTGGTGCGCGGGCGAACTGTTTTTGCGAACGGGCAAGTTACTACTACTGCGGCAGGGAGATTTGTCAGGCCGATTCGCCAAGCAGCCGTTAAGGAGACTGCGACGTGA
- a CDS encoding Zn-dependent hydrolase: MPICQERIARDIQAIARATETPGDGASRPTFSSAWAQAVEYVISEAQACGCHAHRDAAGNIHVRPVGHDAGTPLWLCGSHLDSVPHGGNFDGVVGVVVPLELLRAAYDDGRKSLPLELIIFAEEEGTTFGLGMLGSRTWCGLLDAERLAELRNAQGQNYLEAGSLLGVAAERFAADRLRADAYRGMVEVHIEQGPGMWNRDQPVAIVTRINGRRQYRAVISGIANHAGTTSMADRCDALAGAASMITAIEVLPVALGQHAVATVGHIECRPNALNVIADSVHFTIDLRAPTDEALEQGNAALRCQLAEIAKRRQLKLAIDMTEMAPATELASEVIVKLRTAAERVARSVVETVSGALHDAAIIGRFLPTAMLFIASRDGISHNPAEFSRMDDIALAARILYSMVGGDDEAA, from the coding sequence ATGCCCATTTGCCAGGAAAGAATCGCACGGGATATTCAGGCTATCGCGCGGGCCACAGAAACGCCTGGCGATGGGGCGTCCCGCCCCACGTTTTCGTCCGCATGGGCGCAGGCCGTCGAATATGTCATTTCTGAGGCGCAGGCCTGTGGCTGTCATGCTCACAGGGACGCCGCAGGAAATATTCATGTTCGCCCGGTGGGCCATGATGCAGGCACGCCGTTATGGCTCTGTGGCTCGCACCTCGACAGCGTGCCTCACGGCGGAAACTTCGATGGTGTTGTCGGAGTTGTGGTGCCGCTGGAATTATTGCGGGCCGCGTACGACGATGGACGAAAGTCCCTTCCACTGGAACTCATTATTTTTGCCGAAGAGGAAGGAACAACATTTGGACTGGGAATGCTAGGCAGTCGCACCTGGTGCGGGTTGCTCGATGCAGAAAGGCTCGCAGAATTGCGCAATGCACAGGGGCAAAACTATCTCGAGGCCGGCAGCCTATTGGGCGTGGCGGCCGAAAGATTTGCTGCCGATCGCCTGCGGGCGGATGCCTATCGAGGCATGGTGGAAGTGCACATCGAACAAGGTCCAGGTATGTGGAACCGAGACCAGCCCGTTGCGATTGTCACACGCATCAACGGCCGGCGTCAATATCGAGCCGTAATATCGGGCATTGCCAACCATGCTGGAACGACCAGCATGGCAGACCGTTGCGATGCCTTAGCGGGAGCGGCCTCGATGATCACTGCAATCGAAGTGCTACCGGTCGCGCTCGGTCAACACGCTGTGGCAACCGTTGGTCACATCGAATGCCGGCCGAACGCCTTGAATGTCATTGCCGATTCAGTGCACTTTACAATAGATCTGAGGGCCCCCACCGACGAGGCGCTCGAACAAGGAAACGCCGCTTTACGTTGCCAACTGGCCGAAATCGCAAAACGACGCCAATTAAAGTTGGCAATTGACATGACCGAAATGGCGCCGGCAACGGAGTTGGCTTCCGAGGTGATTGTAAAACTTCGGACCGCGGCTGAGCGCGTCGCGCGCTCAGTGGTTGAAACCGTTAGTGGCGCGTTGCACGATGCGGCCATCATCGGTCGCTTTCTGCCAACGGCGATGCTTTTCATCGCCAGTCGCGACGGAATCAGCCACAACCCGGCCGAGTTTAGTCGTATGGACGACATTGCTCTGGCCGCGCGGATTCTTTACTCTATGGTGGGCGGTGACGACGAGGCTGCATAG
- the uraD gene encoding 2-oxo-4-hydroxy-4-carboxy-5-ureidoimidazoline decarboxylase, whose translation MAITVSELNACPTAHFVSVCGPFYERSPWIAERTAVGRPYKSREELLHGFSATVECASADEQLALIRSHPDLVGSATQKSELTVESAREQAAAGLGALNADEVRRFRELNAAYWDKFGFPFIICARENKKEAILAAFPARLASTREQERHTALEEIAKIARLRLFDTVGEG comes from the coding sequence ATGGCAATCACGGTCAGCGAGTTAAATGCGTGCCCAACGGCGCATTTCGTTTCCGTTTGTGGTCCGTTCTACGAGCGGTCGCCTTGGATCGCCGAGCGCACGGCTGTTGGCCGCCCCTACAAAAGTCGCGAAGAGTTGTTGCACGGGTTCAGTGCGACCGTCGAATGTGCCTCCGCCGACGAACAGTTAGCGCTCATCCGCAGCCACCCCGATCTCGTGGGCAGTGCGACGCAGAAAAGTGAACTGACCGTCGAATCCGCGCGCGAACAAGCAGCAGCAGGATTGGGAGCCTTGAACGCGGATGAGGTACGACGGTTTCGCGAGCTCAACGCTGCTTATTGGGACAAATTTGGTTTCCCCTTTATCATTTGCGCGCGCGAAAACAAGAAAGAGGCAATTCTGGCCGCTTTCCCGGCGCGATTAGCAAGCACGCGTGAGCAGGAAAGGCATACCGCCTTGGAAGAAATCGCTAAAATCGCACGACTTCGACTGTTCGACACTGTAGGCGAGGGGTGA